In Candidatus Methylomirabilota bacterium, the sequence GCAGCCGCGCCGACACGCGCCCGGAGTGGGTCGGCTCCTGGAACTGGACTTCGACGTCCTGGAAATGAGACTCGCCCTTCTCGTCCACGTAGAGCCGGATGATCTTCATCACGCTCCCTCCGCGACGTACCCTTCGCGGTGAAAATAGTTGGCGTTGTAGAACGCGAGGACGAGGTCGCGGTACACGGCCGGCGGGTACCGCGGCGGGTTGTCGGGCCCCGTGCAGCTCGGCAGGCACTCGACCACGGCATCCTTGTTCGGGCTGTAGAAGAACGCGATCGAGTAGCGGTCGGCGCCGGAATCGTTCAGCACGCCGTGGGGCGTCGAGAGAAAGCGGTCGTTGGACCAGCGCTTCATCACGTTGCCGAGGTTCACGAGTAGGGTCCCCGGGATCACCGGCGGGGCGAGCCACTCGCCGCTCGGCAGCCGCACCGCCAGGCCCGGCACGTCCAGCCGCGCGAGCATCGTGATGAACGAGTTGTCGGTGTGGGGCCCCTGGCCGAACTGCTCGGGGTCTTCCGTATCCTGTGGCGGGTAGTGCAGGAAGCGCAGGTTGATGTGCGCCTCGTTCTCGAAGAACGGCCGAAAGTAGCCGACCGGCATGTCGAGCGACCTTGCCAAGACGGGCAGCATCCGCTCGCCCACGCCCTCAAGGGTCTTGAAGTACCTGACCATCGCGGCGCGCACCCGCTCGTGGCCCTGGGGCCACTGGTTGCGCCCGCGGAGCGGCGTGCCCGCCACGACGTCCGGGTGATCGGCGCCCCGGTCGTGGCTGATGAAGAAGCTCTCGTTGTAGTTGGGCCGGGTGGCCTTGTGAACGGTTGAGGCGCGCTGCATGCTCTCGTTCACGGGCAGGTAGCCGATGTTGTTCTCGTTGATCTTGAGACGCATCTTGTCTTCGAGCGGCATCGCGTGGAACTCGCGCGAGGCCGCGAAAGCGGCGTCGATGACATCCTGCGGCGCGCCGTGGCCGGCCAGGTAGAAGAACCCGACGCTCTCGCAGGCGCGGCGGACCTCCCGCGCGACGGCATCGAGCCCACCGGGCTCGCTCCGGAACGCCGGCAGGAAATCGATCACGGGGATCGCCTGCGTCGCCTCCTCGAGGCTCCTGACCGCCATGGCCTTGAAAATGTTCATCGCCCGGCCCCCCTACCGTTTCCGGCGCATGTGTTTGAACATCTCGACCTGCCGGAGGCGCTTCTCTGCCTCCGCCTTCGTCCGGTACGTGCCCATGTTCCTTCCAGACTCCGAGACTACCCGATATCCGCCCCGTACTTTTCGGATCATATCGTGCCTCCTTGCGGGCTTGAGGGATGTCACTCTTTCGGGTCGGCCTGGATCGGCGAAGCTTCCCGTCTGAACTGGGTCGCCGAAGGTGCGGGGGCTCCCGCAGTCAGCTGCGGATAGCAGCGGTTGAAGGTCTCGAGGATGTCGGCGACCGGGACGTCGACGGCCGACCCCCGGTCGCGGACGTACTCCATGTGGCGCCGACCGCTGACGTCGTGGGGATGGAACAGCGAGTCCTCCCGCCCGTCGAACTCGAGCGGGCGGACGCCGAACTTGTCGCAGAGGCCGCGATCGAAAGCCGGTGTCGCCTTGACCCACTTGCCGTCGAGGTACAGCTCCGTATAGCCGTGATAGTAGAAGAGGTCCGTGCCCATGAGCTGACGCAGTCTCGGTGTGGTCAGGTGGTTGCGCACGTCGGCAAAGCCCACGCGCGCGGGGATGCCGGAGGCCCGCGCGGCCGCGGCGAGGAGCGCGGCCTTCGCCACGCAGAATCCCGATCCCCTCGCGAGGCACGCGCTGGCCCTGAAGGTCTCAGGAGACTTAAAGTCGCAGTAAGGCGTGTACACGATGCCGTCCCTGATCGCGTAGTACAGGCGCACCGCCTTGGTGACGGGGTCCGTCGCGCCCTCGCAGGCCTGCCGCGCGAAGGCGACGATGGTCGGCGCGTCGCTGTCCACGAACTCGGCGGGCTCGAGACACGCGCCCGTCGGCGCGTCGCTGCTCAGCGGCCCTCTCGAAGGCCCTCTGGTCATGGGGGCGACAATACCAGAGTCCGGGCTCGCCGGCGCCGGGACGTGACTCCGGGAAGGCGCCGTGATTCAATATCGCCGATGACATGAGCGATCCACGCGCGCGGCGACGGCAGATCGTGGGCTTCATCCTCTCCGGGATCTTCCCCGGGCTCGGCCAGCTCTACAACCGCGAATACCTCAAGGGCGTGCTGTTCATCATCCCGGGCGCTGTCCTGAGCTGGCTCGTCGGCCGGGCAACACCCACCGATCTGCTGGCGCTGGCTCAACCGAGCGCGACGCTCATGCTTCTGCTCGCGGCCCTGCTGGCCATCTGGCTCTGGGCGATCATCGACGCCTGGCGGGTAGCAGGCGGCCGATAAGGGCCCATCTGCTTCGTTGGCGCCCTCGACCGCACGCTCAACGTACAGGAGTACGCCTCGCGTGCGGCCCTTCGGGCGCCGCCTCGCATCTGGACCCTTCTCGGCCGCCTGCGGAGTTTAGCGGATCCGGTGCACGCGGCCCGCGACGGCGCGCACCTTGCGCGGGGCGGCGAGCCAGATGGCCACGGCCGAGACCACGCTGCAGCCGATCGCGATCCAGAAGGCCGGCGTGTAGCTGCCGGTCGCGTCGTACAGGGCGCCCGTTACCCAGGGACCGGCGGCCCCGCCCGCGATCGCGGACAGCATCAGCGTGCCGAATATGCCGCCGTAGTGCCGCCCCTGGAAGATCTCGGCCGGGATGGCGCCGACGACCGACGTGAGCCCATAGCCGAGCGCGCCCTGTGACACGACCATGAGCCAGAGCAAGGTCGGCGTCGGCGTCTCACGCATGAGGATCAGTGCCAGGTAGCAGATGGCGAAACCGAGACTGCCCACCGTCCACACCCACTCGCGCCCGATTCGATCCGAGAGATGGCCGAGGGCGATCTGGCCCGGGATAGCCACCAGGCTGACGAAGCCGAGCGCCCATGCCGCGTACGTGGGGCTCCAGCCGATCTCGATCAAGTACTTCGTCTGGTGCACCTGTACCGCGTACCAGGCGAAGAGGCCGCCGAAGTAGCCGACCGCGAGCCACCAGAAGCGCGACGTGCGCGCGGCGCGACCGAGCGTCCAGTCCACGGCCGCCCACGCCGGGTCCACGATGTTGGCCGCCTGCGTGGCGGTGGTCTCATGCGATGACGCGTCGCCGTCCGGCTCGAGCCCGATGTCCTGGGGCCGGCGCTTGAGCAGCAGGTTTAGCGGCACGAGGAGCGCCAGCACCAGGATGGCCATAGCCCAGCACGCCGCGCGCCAGCCGGAGCGCCCGATCAACGTCTGCAGCCAGGGCAGCAGGATGATGGACCCCACGCCCACGCCGGAGAAAGCCAGGCTCATGGCGAGCCCCCGCCGGCGGACAAACCAGTTGGGGAGGAAGAGCGCCTGCCCCGTGTAGCCCAGGCAGACGCTGCCGCCGACGACCAGCACGCCCAGCGTGAGGTAGAGGTGCCACGGCTGGCGCACCAGCGTGGCCAGCATCAACCCAGACGCCATGAGGCCCGCGCCTATCTCCATGACCATCCGCGGACCGCGGCGGTCCATCAGCCGGCCGAGCGTCGGGCTCAGGACCGCTGAGACGAGGAAGCCAAACGAGAAGGCACCGGCCGTCACGCCGCGATCCCAGCCGAACTCGTCGAGGATGGGCGGGAAGAACAGCGAGAAGGCGGTACGCGCGTTGACGCCCACGCCCATGGTGACGAAGACGACCGCCACGACGACCCAGCCGTAGAAGAAGCGCAGGCGCA encodes:
- a CDS encoding transglutaminase-like domain-containing protein, producing MTRGPSRGPLSSDAPTGACLEPAEFVDSDAPTIVAFARQACEGATDPVTKAVRLYYAIRDGIVYTPYCDFKSPETFRASACLARGSGFCVAKAALLAAAARASGIPARVGFADVRNHLTTPRLRQLMGTDLFYYHGYTELYLDGKWVKATPAFDRGLCDKFGVRPLEFDGREDSLFHPHDVSGRRHMEYVRDRGSAVDVPVADILETFNRCYPQLTAGAPAPSATQFRREASPIQADPKE
- a CDS encoding MFS transporter, whose amino-acid sequence is MRLRFFYGWVVVAVVFVTMGVGVNARTAFSLFFPPILDEFGWDRGVTAGAFSFGFLVSAVLSPTLGRLMDRRGPRMVMEIGAGLMASGLMLATLVRQPWHLYLTLGVLVVGGSVCLGYTGQALFLPNWFVRRRGLAMSLAFSGVGVGSIILLPWLQTLIGRSGWRAACWAMAILVLALLVPLNLLLKRRPQDIGLEPDGDASSHETTATQAANIVDPAWAAVDWTLGRAARTSRFWWLAVGYFGGLFAWYAVQVHQTKYLIEIGWSPTYAAWALGFVSLVAIPGQIALGHLSDRIGREWVWTVGSLGFAICYLALILMRETPTPTLLWLMVVSQGALGYGLTSVVGAIPAEIFQGRHYGGIFGTLMLSAIAGGAAGPWVTGALYDATGSYTPAFWIAIGCSVVSAVAIWLAAPRKVRAVAGRVHRIR
- a CDS encoding 2-oxoglutarate and iron-dependent oxygenase domain-containing protein; this translates as MNIFKAMAVRSLEEATQAIPVIDFLPAFRSEPGGLDAVAREVRRACESVGFFYLAGHGAPQDVIDAAFAASREFHAMPLEDKMRLKINENNIGYLPVNESMQRASTVHKATRPNYNESFFISHDRGADHPDVVAGTPLRGRNQWPQGHERVRAAMVRYFKTLEGVGERMLPVLARSLDMPVGYFRPFFENEAHINLRFLHYPPQDTEDPEQFGQGPHTDNSFITMLARLDVPGLAVRLPSGEWLAPPVIPGTLLVNLGNVMKRWSNDRFLSTPHGVLNDSGADRYSIAFFYSPNKDAVVECLPSCTGPDNPPRYPPAVYRDLVLAFYNANYFHREGYVAEGA